Proteins from a single region of Thermoanaerobacter uzonensis DSM 18761:
- a CDS encoding HD-GYP domain-containing protein: MEVYNYSEYYLIKHLMTSLKHYHYITYLHSIRVAKLTYLVSKKLELPKEEQIYNCKGGLLHDIGKVLVPVSILDKPGPLTELEYEFVKIHPTYGSEMLKIFPSLKDLVPGVLYHHERLDGSGYPFGVSIIPLSAQIIGICDSFDAMTTKRPYNEKRLKSIHEAIFELKTQPKKYNYKIVEALEEVLWEKKGDQQHFISI; encoded by the coding sequence GTGGAAGTATACAATTACAGCGAGTATTATCTTATAAAGCATTTAATGACGAGTTTGAAACATTATCATTATATAACTTACTTACACAGTATAAGAGTTGCAAAACTTACTTATTTAGTTTCTAAAAAATTAGAATTACCCAAAGAAGAGCAAATTTATAATTGTAAGGGGGGATTATTACACGATATTGGTAAAGTATTAGTACCCGTTTCCATTCTTGACAAGCCAGGACCGCTTACAGAATTAGAATACGAGTTTGTGAAGATACATCCAACTTATGGCTCGGAGATGTTAAAAATTTTTCCTTCATTGAAGGATTTGGTCCCAGGTGTACTTTACCATCATGAAAGATTAGATGGTTCTGGCTATCCTTTTGGTGTCAGTATTATTCCTTTAAGTGCTCAAATAATAGGAATTTGTGATTCTTTTGATGCAATGACTACAAAAAGGCCTTATAATGAAAAGAGGTTAAAAAGTATACACGAGGCAATATTTGAATTAAAAACCCAACCCAAAAAATATAATTACAAAATCGTAGAAGCATTAGAAGAAGTTTTGTGGGAGAAAAAGGGGGATCAACAACACTTTATTTCGATATAA
- a CDS encoding VIT1/CCC1 transporter family protein produces MNPIDQAISFYKEEVEAADLYTYLAKVEKNPETKSNFEALAKIEKAHAKFWHQFLKDRNIEIPEEKSRKFRLFTYKMLRTLLGSKLFVTILEMNETTSTESYYRYFNEASLTEKEKLILSKIIEDELEHEKMFSRQKDKFSIENIRDFILGMNDGLVEILGTVTGLSAVYPKSPITVGTAGLVVGVAGALSMAIGAYTSVRSQRQVNEGIKKKMELLFKVSKDRAKEEFLNKLSESGIPEDVGAEIVDKLSNNEDAMTNLLTEDVSENEIKSALYTGIAYLVGLVFPVLPYFIITSSSLVALAFSVVFAAIALSIVGIVVSVASESLSIKGKVLEMVVTGLGAAVLSYLFGTLVQKVFGITA; encoded by the coding sequence ATGAATCCTATAGATCAAGCTATCAGTTTTTACAAAGAAGAAGTTGAAGCTGCCGACCTTTATACATACCTTGCAAAAGTGGAGAAAAATCCAGAAACTAAAAGTAATTTTGAAGCACTTGCAAAAATAGAAAAAGCTCACGCAAAATTTTGGCATCAATTTTTAAAAGACAGAAATATAGAAATTCCAGAAGAAAAATCTCGTAAATTTAGGCTTTTTACTTATAAAATGTTGAGAACTTTATTAGGAAGCAAATTATTCGTCACAATACTTGAAATGAATGAAACAACAAGTACCGAATCCTATTATCGCTATTTTAACGAAGCTTCTCTTACAGAAAAAGAAAAATTAATTCTCTCAAAAATCATAGAAGATGAACTGGAACATGAAAAAATGTTTAGCAGACAAAAAGATAAATTCAGCATAGAAAACATAAGAGACTTTATACTTGGAATGAACGATGGCCTTGTAGAAATCTTAGGAACTGTAACAGGACTTTCAGCTGTTTATCCTAAAAGTCCTATAACCGTTGGTACTGCAGGTCTTGTAGTTGGTGTTGCAGGAGCTCTTTCTATGGCAATTGGAGCGTACACCTCCGTTAGATCTCAAAGACAGGTAAATGAAGGTATAAAAAAGAAAATGGAACTTTTATTTAAGGTCTCAAAAGACAGGGCAAAAGAGGAATTTTTAAATAAACTATCAGAATCTGGTATACCAGAAGATGTTGGAGCAGAAATTGTAGACAAACTTAGTAACAATGAAGATGCCATGACAAACCTCTTAACTGAGGATGTTTCAGAAAATGAGATAAAATCTGCTTTGTATACAGGTATTGCATACCTTGTAGGACTCGTATTCCCCGTTTTGCCTTACTTTATAATCACCTCATCCTCTTTAGTAGCTCTTGCATTTTCCGTAGTATTTGCAGCTATAGCCCTCTCTATAGTAGGAATTGTAGTATCTGTCGCGTCAGAAAGTCTGTCTATAAAAGGAAAGGTTTTAGAAATGGTAGTAACAGGGCTTGGAGCAGCAGTCTTATCATATCTTTTTGGAACTCTAGTGCAAAAAGTATTTGGAATAACCGCCTAA
- a CDS encoding M42 family metallopeptidase yields the protein MSLNIELIKKLTQTYGPSGSEEKVLEIIKEEVKDFCDEITYDALGNMICRKAGKGKKIMVAAHTDEIGLMITHIEDEGFLRFTTIGGVFVEQIVGRRVVFKNGVQGVIGVEHLEDKKDFRIEKLYIDIGVKNKEEAQKYVNIGDSASFAGEFIEAGDRLISKAFDDRIGCYVAIEALKNLKTENKVYFVFTVQEEVGLRGATTAAYNIHPDFAIAVDVTLTGDTPKAKKMSVSLGKGAAIKVMDRSIIVSPYVREMMIETAKEYNIPYQLEILEFGGTDAGAIHLTKGGIPSGVISIPTRYTHSISEMVDKNDVEASINLLIKILEK from the coding sequence ATGAGTTTAAATATAGAGTTGATAAAAAAACTTACACAGACTTATGGACCTTCTGGAAGTGAGGAAAAGGTTTTAGAAATCATAAAAGAAGAAGTAAAGGATTTTTGTGATGAGATTACATATGATGCATTGGGGAATATGATATGCAGAAAAGCAGGAAAAGGTAAAAAAATAATGGTGGCTGCTCATACAGATGAAATAGGACTTATGATTACACATATAGAGGATGAAGGTTTCTTGAGATTTACAACTATTGGAGGGGTTTTTGTAGAACAGATAGTAGGGAGAAGAGTGGTTTTTAAAAATGGAGTTCAAGGAGTCATAGGAGTAGAACATTTGGAGGATAAAAAAGATTTTAGAATTGAAAAATTGTATATAGATATTGGAGTAAAGAATAAGGAAGAAGCTCAAAAATATGTCAATATTGGAGATAGTGCATCTTTTGCAGGCGAATTTATTGAAGCAGGTGATAGACTTATATCAAAGGCTTTTGATGATAGAATAGGCTGCTATGTAGCTATTGAGGCACTGAAAAATCTTAAAACAGAAAACAAGGTGTACTTTGTTTTTACAGTGCAAGAAGAAGTTGGCTTAAGAGGAGCTACTACAGCTGCTTATAACATACATCCAGATTTTGCTATAGCGGTTGATGTGACGTTAACAGGTGATACTCCTAAAGCTAAAAAGATGTCAGTATCTCTTGGTAAAGGTGCAGCTATAAAGGTAATGGACAGGTCAATAATAGTGAGCCCCTATGTGAGAGAAATGATGATTGAAACAGCTAAGGAGTATAATATTCCTTATCAGTTAGAAATATTGGAGTTTGGTGGGACTGATGCAGGGGCTATACATTTAACAAAAGGTGGTATACCATCAGGTGTCATATCAATTCCTACAAGATATACTCACAGCATATCAGAAATGGTGGATAAAAATGATGTGGAGGCAAGTATTAACCTCCTGATTAAAATACTAGAAAAATGA
- the yjeM gene encoding glutamate/gamma-aminobutyrate family transporter YjeM, which translates to MASNVNDTKKLALIPLILMIFTSVFGFTNIPRSFYLMGYGAIPWYILSGITFFIPYAFMMAEYGSAFKDEKGGIYSWMEKSVNPKYAFIGTFMWYASYIIWMVNVSSSIWIPLSNALFGKDTTSTWSLLGLKATQTLGLLGVVWVITVTYVASKGLKSISKITSVGGTAVALLNIVLLLGGMFVLIANGGKVAQPIVSSHSFVVSPNPAYQSTIAMFAFLVFAIFAYGGLEVVGGLVDQTENPEKNFPKGLLISALLISIGYSLGIFMVGVFTNWKEVLGSQNVNMANVAYVVMQNLGYKIGQSLGFNEVTSLAIGAWFARYVGLSMFLALTGAFFTLSYAPLKQIIEGTPSELWPNKIGKIENGIPKNAMWVQCTIAVIMIILVSFGGEAAAKFFAKLILMTNVAMTLPYVFLSGAFFSFKKNKLIKKPFEIFKTESSAFIATIIVTATVAFANFFTIIQPAIEGDLSSTIWMIIGPVFFTLVAFLMYRRYETRKESIKNNVLQTKIKPQHR; encoded by the coding sequence ATGGCATCAAATGTAAACGATACAAAAAAATTGGCTTTGATTCCTCTCATTTTGATGATCTTTACTTCAGTGTTTGGCTTCACAAATATTCCTCGTTCTTTCTATTTAATGGGATATGGGGCCATTCCATGGTATATTTTATCGGGTATAACTTTCTTTATACCCTACGCTTTTATGATGGCAGAATATGGTTCAGCATTTAAAGATGAAAAAGGCGGCATCTATTCTTGGATGGAAAAATCAGTAAATCCAAAGTACGCTTTTATCGGAACCTTTATGTGGTATGCTTCTTATATTATATGGATGGTTAACGTTAGTTCTTCTATATGGATACCTCTTTCCAATGCTTTATTTGGAAAAGATACAACTTCTACCTGGAGTCTTTTGGGTTTAAAAGCCACTCAAACTTTGGGACTTTTAGGAGTAGTATGGGTTATCACAGTAACCTATGTGGCTTCTAAAGGATTAAAAAGCATTTCAAAAATAACCTCTGTTGGTGGAACCGCTGTTGCTTTATTAAACATAGTTTTACTTTTAGGAGGTATGTTTGTCCTAATCGCTAACGGTGGAAAAGTTGCTCAACCAATCGTTTCATCTCACTCTTTTGTTGTTTCACCAAACCCTGCTTATCAATCAACTATTGCTATGTTTGCTTTTCTAGTTTTTGCTATATTTGCATATGGCGGACTGGAAGTAGTAGGAGGACTTGTAGACCAAACAGAAAATCCAGAAAAAAACTTTCCAAAAGGACTATTAATCTCTGCCCTGCTTATCTCTATTGGATATTCACTAGGAATCTTTATGGTAGGAGTATTCACTAATTGGAAGGAAGTATTAGGTTCACAAAATGTAAATATGGCAAACGTGGCATATGTAGTAATGCAAAATTTAGGCTATAAAATAGGTCAAAGTTTAGGTTTTAATGAAGTTACTTCTCTTGCAATTGGTGCATGGTTCGCAAGATATGTGGGATTATCAATGTTTTTAGCATTAACCGGTGCTTTTTTTACACTATCTTATGCGCCTTTAAAACAAATAATAGAAGGAACTCCTTCAGAGTTATGGCCAAATAAAATCGGAAAAATAGAAAATGGAATACCAAAAAATGCCATGTGGGTACAATGCACAATAGCAGTCATAATGATTATTCTTGTTTCTTTTGGTGGAGAAGCTGCAGCTAAATTTTTTGCCAAACTCATTTTGATGACCAATGTAGCTATGACATTGCCTTATGTATTTTTATCAGGAGCCTTCTTCTCTTTTAAGAAAAACAAGCTCATTAAAAAGCCTTTTGAAATATTTAAAACAGAGTCAAGTGCTTTTATTGCTACAATAATAGTCACAGCAACCGTAGCCTTTGCTAACTTCTTTACTATAATTCAACCAGCAATCGAAGGAGATTTAAGTTCTACTATCTGGATGATTATAGGGCCTGTGTTTTTCACCCTCGTCGCCTTCTTAATGTACAGACGATATGAAACAAGAAAAGAAAGTATAAAAAATAATGTTTTACAAACAAAAATAAAACCTCAGCATAGATAA
- the nifJ gene encoding pyruvate:ferredoxin (flavodoxin) oxidoreductase gives MAKVMKTMDGNTAAAHVAYAFTEVAAIYPITPSSPMAEVVDEWSAHGRKNIFGQPVKVIEMQSEAGAAGAVHGSLAAGALTTTFTASQGLLLMIPNMYKIAGELLPGVFHVSARAVATHALSIFGDHSDVMACRQTGFAMLASGSVQEVMDLASVAHLSAIKGRVPFLHFFDGFRTSHEVQKIEVLDYEDLKKLVDYDALKAFRQSALNPEHPVTRGTAQNPDIFFQGREAANRFYNAIPEIVEYYMNEMKKLTGREYKLFNYYGAPDAERIIIAMGSVTETIEETVDYLLKKGEKVGVVKVHLYRPFSIKHFLDVIPKTVKKIAVLDRTKEPGSIGEPLYEDVKTAFFDSELHPVIVGGRYGLGSKDTTPAQIIAVFDNLKADEPKDHFTIGIIDDVTFTSLPVGEEVDTTPEGTTSCKFWGFGSDGTVGANKSAIKIIGDNTDLYVQAYFSYDSKKSGGVTVSHLRFGKKPIRSTYLINKADFIACHKQSYVYNYDILAGLKDGGTFLLNCNWKVEELDKKLPASIKKYLAKHNINFYIINAVDIAKEIGLGGRINMIMQSAFFKLTNIIPIEEAVKHLKEAIVKEYGHKGEKIVQMNYEAVDRGINSLVKVEVPASWADAEDEPKEERQAPDFVKNVADVMNRLEGDKLPVSAFLGREDGTFPPGTAAYEKRGIAVDVPEWQIDNCIQCNQCAFVCPHAAIRPFLLTEEEVKNAPEGFKVKKAIGKGFEGLYYRIQVSVLDCTGCGVCVNECPAKEKALVMKPLETQMEEAKNWEYAMTLSPKENPMNKETVKGSQFEKPLLEFSGACAGCGETPYAKLVTQLFGDRMMIANATGCSSIWGASAPSTPYCTNHEGKGPAWANSLFEDNAEFGLGMALAVKQQRAKLADIVKELLELNITAELKEALQFWLDNMMDGKKSKEATIKLLPILQNYKAEDAKVKELINEVLERKDYLIKKSQWIFGGDGWAYDIGYGGLDHVLASGEDINVLVFDTEVYSNTGGQSSKATPVGAVAQFAAAGKPIGKKDLGRMAMTYGYVYVAQVAMGASQTQLVKALVEAESYPGPSLIIAYAPCIAHGIKQGMSCSQLEEKKAVEAGYWVLYRYNPLLKKEGKNPFILDSKPPKLSVQDFLKGEVRFSALEKTFPERAQKLFEEAEKLAQERYKIYEKLAKDE, from the coding sequence ATGGCTAAAGTAATGAAGACCATGGATGGTAACACAGCTGCTGCCCATGTGGCTTATGCTTTTACGGAAGTAGCTGCGATTTACCCCATAACTCCATCGTCTCCAATGGCAGAAGTTGTAGATGAGTGGAGTGCACATGGAAGGAAGAACATATTTGGTCAGCCGGTAAAAGTTATTGAAATGCAGTCAGAAGCAGGTGCTGCAGGGGCTGTTCACGGATCACTGGCAGCAGGAGCTCTAACAACGACATTCACTGCATCCCAAGGACTTCTTTTAATGATTCCTAACATGTACAAAATTGCAGGGGAGCTTTTACCTGGAGTATTCCATGTAAGTGCACGTGCCGTTGCAACACATGCTCTTTCGATTTTTGGTGACCATTCTGACGTTATGGCATGCCGTCAGACAGGTTTTGCTATGCTTGCTTCTGGCAGTGTGCAGGAAGTAATGGATTTAGCAAGCGTTGCACACCTTTCTGCAATTAAAGGAAGAGTACCCTTCTTGCATTTCTTTGACGGATTTAGAACATCTCACGAAGTGCAAAAAATCGAAGTTTTAGATTATGAAGACCTCAAAAAACTTGTAGACTATGATGCTTTAAAAGCATTCAGACAAAGTGCACTAAATCCAGAACATCCTGTAACAAGAGGTACAGCTCAAAACCCAGATATATTCTTCCAAGGAAGAGAAGCTGCCAATAGATTCTACAATGCTATACCTGAAATCGTAGAATATTACATGAATGAAATGAAGAAATTAACAGGAAGAGAATATAAGCTGTTCAACTATTATGGCGCACCAGATGCAGAAAGAATAATAATTGCAATGGGTTCTGTGACAGAAACCATTGAAGAAACAGTAGATTACTTGTTGAAAAAAGGAGAAAAAGTAGGTGTCGTAAAAGTACATCTTTATAGGCCTTTCTCTATAAAACATTTCTTAGATGTAATACCAAAGACTGTTAAGAAGATAGCTGTACTCGATAGAACAAAAGAACCAGGTTCAATTGGTGAACCTTTGTATGAAGATGTAAAAACAGCTTTCTTTGACAGCGAATTGCATCCAGTAATTGTTGGTGGTCGTTATGGTCTTGGTTCAAAAGATACTACACCTGCACAAATCATTGCTGTATTTGACAACCTCAAAGCTGATGAACCAAAAGACCACTTCACAATAGGAATAATTGATGACGTGACCTTTACATCACTTCCTGTAGGAGAAGAAGTCGATACAACACCAGAAGGGACAACTAGCTGCAAATTCTGGGGATTTGGTTCTGATGGTACAGTTGGTGCAAATAAGAGCGCTATAAAGATCATAGGTGACAACACAGATTTATACGTGCAAGCATATTTCTCTTATGACTCAAAGAAATCAGGCGGTGTAACAGTATCTCATTTAAGATTCGGCAAAAAACCAATAAGGTCAACATATTTGATAAACAAAGCAGACTTTATCGCTTGTCATAAGCAATCTTACGTTTACAATTATGACATATTGGCAGGATTAAAAGATGGCGGTACTTTCCTTCTAAACTGCAATTGGAAAGTTGAAGAATTAGACAAGAAATTGCCTGCTTCAATTAAAAAATATTTAGCTAAACATAACATTAACTTCTACATCATCAACGCTGTAGACATCGCAAAAGAAATAGGGTTAGGCGGAAGAATTAACATGATAATGCAATCCGCTTTCTTCAAGCTTACAAACATAATACCAATTGAAGAGGCAGTAAAACACTTAAAAGAAGCTATCGTGAAAGAATACGGACATAAAGGCGAAAAGATAGTACAGATGAACTACGAGGCTGTAGATAGAGGTATAAATTCTTTAGTCAAAGTAGAAGTACCTGCTTCTTGGGCAGACGCTGAAGATGAGCCAAAAGAAGAAAGACAAGCACCTGATTTTGTTAAAAATGTTGCCGATGTAATGAATAGATTGGAAGGAGACAAGCTTCCTGTAAGTGCCTTCCTTGGGAGAGAAGATGGTACCTTCCCACCAGGTACTGCAGCTTATGAAAAACGCGGAATTGCTGTTGACGTACCTGAGTGGCAAATAGATAACTGTATACAATGTAACCAATGCGCTTTTGTATGTCCACATGCTGCAATAAGGCCCTTCTTGCTCACAGAAGAGGAAGTTAAAAACGCACCAGAAGGATTTAAAGTTAAAAAGGCTATTGGAAAAGGCTTTGAAGGACTATACTACAGAATTCAAGTCAGTGTCCTTGACTGTACAGGTTGCGGCGTTTGCGTAAATGAGTGTCCTGCAAAAGAAAAAGCACTTGTAATGAAGCCTTTAGAAACACAAATGGAAGAAGCAAAGAACTGGGAATACGCAATGACTTTATCACCAAAAGAAAACCCAATGAACAAAGAAACAGTAAAAGGAAGCCAGTTCGAAAAGCCTCTGCTTGAATTCTCAGGTGCTTGCGCAGGATGCGGTGAAACACCTTACGCTAAACTTGTCACACAGCTTTTTGGCGATAGAATGATGATAGCGAATGCTACAGGTTGTTCTTCAATTTGGGGAGCAAGTGCACCATCTACACCATATTGTACAAACCATGAAGGAAAAGGACCAGCTTGGGCAAATTCCCTTTTTGAAGACAACGCAGAATTTGGTCTTGGCATGGCATTAGCTGTAAAACAACAAAGAGCAAAATTAGCTGATATAGTAAAAGAACTGTTGGAGCTTAACATCACAGCAGAGCTAAAAGAAGCATTGCAATTCTGGCTTGACAACATGATGGACGGAAAAAAATCAAAAGAAGCTACCATAAAATTGTTACCAATCCTTCAAAACTATAAAGCAGAAGACGCAAAAGTAAAAGAGCTTATTAATGAAGTACTTGAAAGAAAAGATTACCTCATTAAGAAGTCTCAATGGATATTTGGTGGCGACGGTTGGGCATACGATATAGGTTATGGCGGATTAGATCATGTACTTGCTTCGGGAGAAGATATAAACGTCTTGGTATTCGATACAGAAGTTTATTCAAATACAGGTGGACAATCTTCAAAGGCAACACCAGTAGGTGCAGTAGCACAATTTGCAGCAGCAGGTAAACCGATTGGCAAGAAAGACTTAGGAAGAATGGCAATGACATACGGGTATGTATATGTAGCACAAGTTGCAATGGGAGCAAGCCAAACTCAACTAGTGAAGGCATTAGTAGAAGCTGAAAGCTATCCAGGACCATCTCTCATCATTGCGTATGCTCCATGTATTGCTCACGGCATAAAACAAGGTATGAGCTGCAGCCAATTAGAAGAAAAGAAAGCTGTAGAAGCAGGATATTGGGTTCTCTATAGATACAATCCGCTTCTCAAGAAAGAAGGAAAGAATCCATTCATCCTCGATTCTAAGCCACCAAAACTATCAGTACAAGACTTCTTAAAAGGAGAAGTTAGATTCTCAGCATTAGAAAAGACCTTCCCAGAAAGAGCACAAAAGCTCTTCGAAGAAGCTGAAAAACTAGCTCAAGAAAGGTACAAAATCTACGAAAAATTAGCAAAAGATGAATAA
- a CDS encoding methyl-accepting chemotaxis protein: MKSIKTKLLVFIFLVILIPLVITGYFSTNIAESVLKNKINDSNQAALSVLNKYINSFKQNTESMIEMLAESNAIMNYDGSSASDEAVLKKLEEAKKSMPDAMNVYFATPDKKMILYPPQKLENYDPTERPWYKDAEKAGGNIVWTDPYEDFASKIPEITITKAVMDSSGKLLGVLGIDISLEQLSKNISSVKLGKTGYIYIITKDGMTITHPDTTKLFTSIKKYDFGEKLLSLNNATIQYTSNNVYKFASVRNLDSFGWKAVVTMENSELTKDVTKIRDFVITVSVIVLLIGFLIAYFFANSISSGIKRVVTAMSAAAKGDITVKANVKAKDEVGILANSFNTMVEGIRRLVFDIKSVSDFVNHSAENMAVASEQAAQATQDVAKAIEEIAQGASSQAKEAEESASATVLLGQLIDQSLKNADEINQEVENVSMVSNEGLVTIDDLIEKTKLTIEANNNVKESTNYLLEKSAEISKIVETITGIADQTNLLSLNAAIEAARAGEAGRGFAVVADEVRKLAEQSSQAARNIANLISEIQSTINDTYKTVEDSTKSIEKQSNVVNTTKDVFEGIIHAVNFIVEKIDNLNKSLKEIESHKNKIVDSIQNIAAVSEESAASAEEVSATSQEQSAIVEEMASTANELKNYANTLMEAIKQFKVE; encoded by the coding sequence ATGAAAAGTATCAAAACAAAACTGTTGGTGTTTATATTTTTGGTTATTCTAATTCCCCTTGTCATAACAGGATATTTTTCAACAAATATTGCAGAGAGTGTTCTTAAGAACAAGATAAACGATTCCAATCAAGCAGCTTTATCTGTTTTAAATAAGTACATAAATTCTTTTAAACAAAACACAGAATCAATGATTGAAATGTTAGCTGAATCAAATGCTATAATGAATTATGATGGAAGCAGTGCTTCAGATGAAGCAGTACTTAAAAAATTAGAAGAAGCAAAAAAATCTATGCCAGACGCTATGAATGTGTATTTTGCAACACCTGATAAAAAGATGATTTTGTACCCACCTCAAAAACTAGAAAATTATGATCCAACAGAAAGGCCATGGTATAAAGATGCTGAAAAAGCAGGAGGCAATATTGTCTGGACAGATCCTTATGAAGATTTTGCAAGTAAGATTCCCGAAATAACTATAACTAAAGCAGTTATGGACTCAAGTGGGAAATTATTAGGTGTTTTAGGAATTGATATAAGTTTAGAACAACTTTCTAAAAATATCTCTAGTGTTAAACTTGGAAAGACAGGTTACATATACATAATTACAAAAGATGGTATGACTATTACTCATCCGGATACTACTAAGTTGTTTACTTCTATAAAAAAATATGACTTTGGGGAAAAATTATTAAGTCTTAATAATGCTACTATACAATACACTTCAAACAATGTGTACAAGTTTGCCAGTGTGAGAAATCTTGACAGTTTTGGGTGGAAAGCAGTAGTTACAATGGAAAATAGCGAATTAACAAAAGATGTCACAAAAATACGAGATTTTGTAATCACTGTAAGTGTAATAGTATTACTCATTGGATTTTTAATAGCTTACTTCTTCGCAAATTCAATATCTTCAGGAATCAAAAGGGTAGTAACTGCTATGTCTGCAGCAGCTAAAGGAGATATTACGGTTAAAGCTAACGTAAAAGCAAAAGATGAAGTGGGAATATTGGCAAACAGTTTTAATACCATGGTGGAAGGAATAAGAAGACTTGTCTTTGACATAAAAAGCGTATCAGACTTTGTAAATCACTCAGCGGAAAACATGGCAGTTGCTTCTGAACAAGCAGCGCAAGCTACACAGGATGTGGCGAAAGCCATTGAAGAAATCGCACAAGGAGCTTCAAGTCAAGCAAAAGAGGCAGAAGAGAGCGCTAGTGCCACTGTGTTACTTGGGCAATTGATAGACCAATCCCTTAAAAACGCTGATGAGATAAACCAAGAAGTAGAGAATGTCAGCATGGTATCCAATGAAGGACTTGTCACTATAGATGACTTAATAGAAAAGACAAAACTGACAATAGAAGCGAATAACAATGTAAAAGAATCTACAAACTATCTCCTTGAAAAATCTGCAGAGATAAGCAAAATTGTAGAGACGATAACAGGCATAGCAGACCAGACAAATCTTTTATCACTAAACGCGGCAATAGAGGCAGCGAGAGCAGGAGAAGCAGGAAGAGGCTTTGCAGTTGTAGCAGATGAAGTGAGGAAATTGGCAGAACAGTCCTCACAGGCAGCGAGAAACATAGCAAACTTAATATCTGAGATACAAAGCACGATTAACGATACTTACAAGACAGTAGAAGACTCAACAAAATCGATAGAAAAGCAAAGCAATGTAGTCAATACCACAAAAGATGTGTTTGAAGGAATAATTCATGCAGTGAATTTTATAGTAGAAAAAATTGATAATCTTAATAAATCTTTAAAGGAGATAGAATCTCATAAGAACAAAATAGTTGATTCAATACAGAACATAGCGGCTGTATCAGAAGAGTCCGCGGCATCAGCGGAAGAAGTATCTGCAACATCACAGGAACAGTCGGCAATTGTGGAAGAGATGGCATCAACAGCAAATGAACTTAAGAATTATGCCAATACGCTTATGGAAGCAATTAAACAGTTCAAAGTAGAGTAA